TGGTCGAGCTGAAGGCGTTGGCAGCCCCCGCTGTGATATAGAAATCCTGATCATTCGGCTTGAAGGATATGCCGGCGGCCGGACCGTGCCCCGGAGCGGCGACAGTCGGGTTTGCGGCAAACATCCGATTCACGAATGAGTTGTTTGCACTCTGCATCCAGGTGGAGCCAAAATAAGCCGTGGAATCCGCGCGACCGAACATGAATCGAAACTGGCCGTCCCAGAGTCGCTGTTCCCAGTGGAGGTCACGAAGCGCTAAACCGCGGTCATTGAAAGTGTTGGCGGTGGCTACCAGCGTGGCGATCTGGGACCCAAGTGAGTTGGGAGTCCGTTCACCGATTTTGAAACGTTCCTCGAGATCGAATATGACCCGGCCTGTGTTCTCTGTGTCCTTACCTACAAGTGTCCAGGATCCCATCAGGTCGAAATCGCCCGCCCCACCGAACTGATCCCATGGTCCTCCGCTCAGACCTTGGAAGAGCATGGTATAGGCGGTGCCAATCCGTAGGCCAAGCGCATTGTACAGGTCGTCCAGGCGGTCGTACGTATAATCAAACGGCCTGGAGACTCCAGGAATTTCGAAATAACCTTTGCGCATCGTGCTGACATCCTCGATTTCGGCCTCGATGGCGGTGGGGGTCAGTCCCGGAGTCCAACCCACATGATCCACGTCTGGCCCCAGGATATAAAAAGGATGATCTTCATCGGCTGCTAACGCAGCCTGACTCAGAGTCATAGCTGCCCAGACCGGTGCGCCCACCAGCAAGAATGACTTTAAAGAGGATTTAGTTCGAACCGAAAATAACAAGACGCTCCGTTGGAGGATATGATCGCCAGGCAAAGGATTTAATCTGCAAAGCGAAAGCTTTGATCTTAATGATGATATCATAGTTATGTGTTTTCAATTTATTCCGCACTTAGCCGCCCGGCGTGCATCCACATTTACGAAACCACATACGTCCTTGTGAGGAGTCTAACGTCGACAAAATCATCAATGAATAGGGTGTCCACCTACTTTCCCACTTGGCAGACGCTGACATTTCCCTTCATCGCACTTGCGGTGGAAGCAACTGCGGAAACGCAATCCCTTCAGCTTTCAACCTGATATTCACCCGCCGATTAAGTTCCCTGCCCACGAGCAGTTGCTGCGATGGCAAAGTTTTGATGCGTGCTTTAAGAATCACGCCCCGATCCCCGAGACAATCGACACCCATCATCTCAATCCTGGAGAGTATCAGCGAGTGATACTTCTCATCGCCATAAATCTCATCACCGACACCCTCGATAATCGCAAGCGCGCGGTCCGCATCTGCTCCGTGCGCCACCGTTGTTTCGAAAACATAATAGGAATATTCGCGAGTGAGGTTCGACAACGTGGTGATCGACCCATTGGAGATCACGTGTACCGCCCCGTTTTCCCCGCGCAACACTGTCGTTCGAAGATCAATCTCCTCGACCACGCCGGTTATCTCATTGATCACCACCAAATCACCAATGCGGATCTGATCTTCGAGCAGTAGAAAGAATCCTCCCAGCCAATCCTTGATTAGAGTCTGCGCTCCCAACCCCACCGCGATGCCTGCGATGCCCAATCCGGCCAGCAGTGGCTCGACATGGTAATTAAACTCCTTGAGAGCGGCTACCACTGCCAATGTCCAGACTACCATGTTTATGGCCTTGCGGAGGGCGGAACTCAGCGTCTTGGCGCGCTTTTCCAAGTCGAGAGTGACGCCTTCGCGCCGCCGATCCAGAATGCGGACGATGGAACGACGTAAGCGCGGCAGGAGCCACTTGGTAAAGCGGGTGAGCAGCCAGGCGATAACCAACACCAGCACGACGCGCCCAACCTGCCCAACCCAACCCCGCCATGCCTCGGGATCCTTCACCTCCTCCAAGACTTGTTCCGGCGTCGGCATTGTCTGAACAATTCGCTAAATAGATATGTGGTTCAAAGATACGCCAGCATGTGTCCAAGGCAACCATACCCGCGCTAAATTTATGACTTTGTACAGATCAATGGAGGCATCGAAGAAGCAAGTTACGCGGAACCCGCCACCACGTAAACTTGCGGTGCAAGAAACATCGGCTCAGTTCAAATGGAACAGCCTCCCCCTTCCTACAGTCGATCAACAAAACAATCAAACCCGCTGACACGCACAGCGGACTCCGGTAGTTGCAACGTCGCCAATCGCGTTAACACAGCCTGATGGGTCATTGCTCACCAAGGCAAACTTTCGCAACGCATTCAAAGCGCAACAGTTTCTCACCGAGCCGTGCGTGTCAGATTGATTGCGGTGATCTAAGCTGGAACTTCGGCCAGTGTGTTCTGGAGTCTCTCCACTTCCTCGTGTGACAGAGATGTTTGCAGGATCTTGCCACCTGTGCCTTTGAGCTCTTCCAACACTCGATCCGGGGTTGCTTTTCTGACAAGCACGAAGAGAGCGGAACTCTGGGGTTTCATTGTGGAAGCCAGTTCCTTCATGAATTTGTCGTTGATGCCTAGATCAGTGAGTGCGCCTGACATCGCCCCGGCTGTAGCACCAATCGCCATGCCCACGAAGGGAACCATGAAGATCAGGCCGATCAGTGCCCCCCAAAATCCGCCGCCCGCCGCTCCTGCGGCTGTCAGATTGACCGTCTGGTGGAGCTTGACCTTGCCTTTGGCATCCTTGACTGCGACGACGGCGTCTTCGAGATCAATCAAGTATTGGCTTTCCATTTTTTGAAGTTTCAAACGGATTTCTTCCGCCTTGAAGGGATCATCATAACCTACAACTACCAATGTGTTCATAAGTTTCCTTTCCTTGGGTCCACGCTAGTTGTCTGGCAGTCCTTGGGTGTGCCTGTGAACGCAGGGTACGAAATCGGCACGTTCCAATTGTAGAAGACATACCTTGGACTGTAATTGGGGTGTTCACTGTAGTGCGGAAGCTGGTAATGAACGTTTTCAATTGTTTGAAGTGGATCGTCGATCCACAACTTTATCTCTTTTGCGTGAATTTTGTTTCGAACTCAGATACAACCTTTCTTATGCTTATTGGTTACGTTAGTGATGAGAACTATTGCGCGCTGAATGATGTAGCCGTCGAATTTGAACGTGACGGCAGGACTGTTGCGGTAATCCGTTCCTCGCCTTCGGGAGCCGTTAACGGAGATATCTCTGAAGGCCAATACCGAATTATTCTCGTCAAAAATGGATATGGTTCCAAACACGTCATGGCTCAAGTTGGCGCAAATGATCCACTTCAGTTGCGCCTCCTCTCGAATTCCTTGTATGGCTACGCGTGGCCGAAGTGGGTCAAATCCGGGCAGAAAGGTGAATTACGTATCCACTCTCCTGAGCCATATTACCTGACCCTTTGGCGTTATGGTCTAAAGAAGGAATTGGTCCAACGGATCGGCTGGTTCGATGAACATGGACCCTGCCCCAACCTACAACGCCTTCCAGATGGTGACTTCTCTCAAACGGGCGTTGGCTGGAATCGTTATGGTTTCAGTAAAAAGTATAAATCGAATGGCGAATGCAAAAAGCATGGCGCAAATACCCTCCAGTGCACTCCTGAATGTTTTTATCAGTCACAGATGGCGCCCGAACAAACAGGTTTGTATTATTTCCACGCCGAAACGCCGTCGGGGAAATTCCTCAGCTTTCCATGGGTTGTCGCACCTGCCAGCCCGCAAGCTCCGATTGCCGTCATCGCCTCCACCAACACGTGGAATGCCTACAATAACTTTGGAGGACGCAGCAACTACATCAACCCCACCAAACTGCCCCCTCGGCCCACGATTAATTCACGCCTGGATTTGAGTCGATACGTTGGCGAGTCCAACATTTGGAGTTCCAGAAACTCCGAATATTCTCCGCTCTCGTTTGATCGTCCTGAACCCTTTAACCAAATCCCGAGAGATGTCGAGGCAACTGATCCGATTCGCGGCAGACAGCCCTGCCACCTGGCCGAAGCCGAATGGCGTTTGCTCGCCTGGCTGGAACGCGAGGGTTTTACCTACGACTTTTACTCAGATTACCAACTGCACTCAGGTCTGCTGGATCTGGATGCCTATAAGGCCCTCATCATCAGTACGCATCCTGAATACTGGTCAAAGGATGCTTTTTTGCGGGTCAGGAAATGGGTTTTTGAAAAGGGTGGCAAACTGATGTATCTGGGCGGTAATGGTATTGATTGCGAAGTCGAGCTGCCCAACGAAGCCACGATGAAGTGCAATACCTGGCTGCCTAATCCCAATGGAGTGCTGCAATTTATTGAGCCCGTTGAAGGCAAAAGATACGATTGCCGCTTCCATTTTACCGTCGGCTCTCCGGCAGAATTGCTGGGAGTTGTCTTTACTGAAACCGGCGTGGCGACTTCGGCTCCCTACAAGGTAATCGATGCTTCACATTGGATATTCAGAAACACTGGATTGAAGAACGGTGACATCTTCGGCACGGAAAGCCAGCACGAA
This genomic stretch from Pedosphaera parvula Ellin514 harbors:
- a CDS encoding carbohydrate porin, whose protein sequence is MTLSQAALAADEDHPFYILGPDVDHVGWTPGLTPTAIEAEIEDVSTMRKGYFEIPGVSRPFDYTYDRLDDLYNALGLRIGTAYTMLFQGLSGGPWDQFGGAGDFDLMGSWTLVGKDTENTGRVIFDLEERFKIGERTPNSLGSQIATLVATANTFNDRGLALRDLHWEQRLWDGQFRFMFGRADSTAYFGSTWMQSANNSFVNRMFAANPTVAAPGHGPAAGISFKPNDQDFYITAGAANAFSSTTRVNIDSLVDEWTFFSYGELGWTPKFEGLGEGRYTFSGWHAGERESLGQPADWGVTAIADQQFNDVVEAFARWGYAGKADLGIRNYIQGGVGFRLGLAGREANDTVGAAFSWAFPSNSELRQEKVCETFYRLQLTRFSQFSVGAQAIFDPSDAPGTDVVGAFWGRLRIYF
- a CDS encoding mechanosensitive ion channel family protein; translated protein: MPTPEQVLEEVKDPEAWRGWVGQVGRVVLVLVIAWLLTRFTKWLLPRLRRSIVRILDRRREGVTLDLEKRAKTLSSALRKAINMVVWTLAVVAALKEFNYHVEPLLAGLGIAGIAVGLGAQTLIKDWLGGFFLLLEDQIRIGDLVVINEITGVVEEIDLRTTVLRGENGAVHVISNGSITTLSNLTREYSYYVFETTVAHGADADRALAIIEGVGDEIYGDEKYHSLILSRIEMMGVDCLGDRGVILKARIKTLPSQQLLVGRELNRRVNIRLKAEGIAFPQLLPPQVR
- a CDS encoding DUF1269 domain-containing protein, whose protein sequence is MNTLVVVGYDDPFKAEEIRLKLQKMESQYLIDLEDAVVAVKDAKGKVKLHQTVNLTAAGAAGGGFWGALIGLIFMVPFVGMAIGATAGAMSGALTDLGINDKFMKELASTMKPQSSALFVLVRKATPDRVLEELKGTGGKILQTSLSHEEVERLQNTLAEVPA
- a CDS encoding N,N-dimethylformamidase beta subunit family domain-containing protein, which produces MNVFNCLKWIVDPQLYLFCVNFVSNSDTTFLMLIGYVSDENYCALNDVAVEFERDGRTVAVIRSSPSGAVNGDISEGQYRIILVKNGYGSKHVMAQVGANDPLQLRLLSNSLYGYAWPKWVKSGQKGELRIHSPEPYYLTLWRYGLKKELVQRIGWFDEHGPCPNLQRLPDGDFSQTGVGWNRYGFSKKYKSNGECKKHGANTLQCTPECFYQSQMAPEQTGLYYFHAETPSGKFLSFPWVVAPASPQAPIAVIASTNTWNAYNNFGGRSNYINPTKLPPRPTINSRLDLSRYVGESNIWSSRNSEYSPLSFDRPEPFNQIPRDVEATDPIRGRQPCHLAEAEWRLLAWLEREGFTYDFYSDYQLHSGLLDLDAYKALIISTHPEYWSKDAFLRVRKWVFEKGGKLMYLGGNGIDCEVELPNEATMKCNTWLPNPNGVLQFIEPVEGKRYDCRFHFTVGSPAELLGVVFTETGVATSAPYKVIDASHWIFRNTGLKNGDIFGTESQHERCPGGASGHETDKRTPASPKGLSLLARGMNINDGGAEIILHETKTGGAVFSVGSITWTASVMVDKPVSKITRNVLERFLKKEKKRNRSKV